TGGGCGGCGCGTCCGCGGCGGGGCCGCCCTCGGCGCGGCGCCGTTCGCCCAGGCCCCGGCGCAGCTCGCCGGGGGTGCCCAGGGCGCGGATCCGGCCGCGGTGCATCAGGGCGACCCGGTCGCAGTACTGGTCGGCCTCGTCCATGTAGTGCGTGGTCACCAGGACGGTCATGCCGGTGGCGGCGCGTACGGCGTTGATGTGCTCCCACACCCCGGTGCGGGCGATCGGGTCGAGGCCGATCGTCGGCTCGTCGAGGATCAGCAGGCGGGGCGCGCTGACCAGGGCCTGGGCCAGTTCGAGACGGCGGATCATGCCACCGGAGTAGGTCTTGGCCAGCCGGTCGGCGGCGTCCGTGAGGTCGACGGCGGTCAGTGCCTGGGCGACCCGCGCGGCGCGTTCGCGACGCGGCACGTCGAAGACGCGGGCGAACAGGGTGACGTTCTCCCGGCCGGTGAGGGCGGCGTCGGCGGACAGCTGCTGGGGGACGTAGCCCAGCAGCCGGCGCACGGCCATCCGGTCGCCGGCCGGGTCGTGGCCGAAGACGCGGACCATGCCGGCGGGGACCGGCAGCAGGGTGGTGACGCAGCGGATGGCGGTGGTCTTGCCGGCGCCGTTGGGTCCGAGCAGGCCGAACACCTCGCCCGGCCGCACGGCCAGGTCCAGGCCGTCGACGGCGTGGGTGCCGCCGAAGGTGTAGGTGAGCCGGGTGCAGGTGACGGCGTCGGGTGCGGCGGCGTCGCTGGTCATGGGCGGTCGCCCTCCTCGCGCAGGTTCTCGGCCAGCCGGCGCAGGGCGGGGAGCGCGGCGCGCAGCGCCTCCCGGTCGGCCTCGGGCAGCCGGTCCAGCTGGTCGCGGACCAGGGCGACGCGGCGGGCGCGCCAGTCCCGCAGCCGCGCCCCGGCGGCCTCGGTCAGCAGCAGCCGGGCGGCCCGGCGGTCGGCGGGGTCCGTCTCCCGGACCAGCTGGCCGTCCCGGACGAGCCGGTTGACCAGGGTGGAGACGGAGTTGCCCGCCAGATGCAGTTCCTTGGCCGCCTCCGAGACGCCGATGCCGGGGCGGGTCTCGACCAGGCGCAGCAGTTCGACCTCGGCGCCGCGCAGCCGGGTCACGGTCGCTCCGGCGCGCAGCCGGCGCCGGACGAGCCGCTGCACCCCGACCAGGGCGTCGGCCAGCTCCTCGGCCTGGATCTCCGGTTCCGCTTCCATGCTTCGACGTTACCTCTGTAGCAGAGGTAAGTACCGCCAAGGGCGGACCAAGACTCGGCCAAGGACACGGCGCGGCCCTTCCGGCCACAGGCCCGGGAGCGGGCGAGACGTGTTCATTGAAATGCGCATCATTTCCCGGGAATCGAATTCCGAAGAAGGCTCGCACAATCGGCGGGACAATCCACCGGACACGAATGAAATCATTTCGCGACCGGCCGGACGCATACCGTCACCGCATTCTCTGAATTGTTTCGGGATCTCCGGCTTCGGGAATCCGCAATTCAGTGCTTCGGACCGGAGGCACGCCCGTGGGAGCCGGCGCGCCGGGCCCCGATGTGATCCGGGCAGGATCTGCCCCGCGCCTCCCGTGGTGTCCGTCCATCCAGCACCTGCTGAGGGAGGCGCAGCGTATGCGTACCACCGGCAGAACGAAGTCCCACCCGCACGACGACGCCCCCGACACGGCGGCGGCCTTCGAGCGGCTCGCGGGACTGCCCGCGGGAGCGGAGCGCAAGGCGCTGCGCGACGAGCTGGTCCAGGTGTGGCTGCCGATGGCCGAGCGGATCGCGGTCCGCTTCCGGGGCCGCGGCGAGGCACTGGAGGATCTGTACCAGGTGGCGGCGCTCGGCCTGGTCAAGGCCGTCGACCACTACGATCCGGCGCGCGGCTACGCGTTCGAGGCGTATGCCGTGCCGACCGTCACCGGTGAGATCAAGCGGCACTTCCGCGATCACATGTGGACGCTGCACGTGCCGCGCCGGGTCCAGGACCTGCGCAACCGGGTGCGCCGCGCGGCCAAGGAACTGGCCCAGACGACGCCGGGCCGCTCCCCCACCGTCGCGGAGATCGCCGAGTACACCGACCTGAGCGTCGAGGACGTCCGCACCGGCATGGAGGCCCTGGACTGCTTCGCCGCGCTGTCGCTGGAGGCGGAGGTGCCGGGCACCGACGGGTACGCGCTCGGCGACGGCCTGGGCGAGGCCGACGCGCGCTACGACCTGGTGGTGGACCGGGTGGCCGTACGGCCCTGTCTGCAGGCGCTGCCCGAGCGTGAGCGCATGATCCTCTATCTGCGGTTCTTCCGGGGCATGACGCAGAGCCGGATCGCCCAGCAGCTCGGCATCTCGCAGATGCATGTCTCACGGCTGCTCAGCGGGTGCTTCGCCCAGCTGCGCGAGGAGCTGCTCGCCGAGGCCGGCTGACGCCCGCCGACGCCCGTCCGGTGCCGTTTCGGCGGCATGCGGGGGGTACTCGGCAGGCGCCCTCGGGGGTTCCGGTCGGACACTGGTGTGAGACCGGTGGCCACCGGCCGACGAGACCAGGACGTGCCATGAACCACGACACGACACCCGCCGGACCCACGACCGGCGTCGTCTCCACGCACACGGTGTGCGGCGCGCCCTGCTGGGTCAGCCTGACCAGCCGGGACCTGGAGACCACGGAGGAGTTCTACTCGGCCCTGCTGGGCTGGGAGTGGCGTTCGGCCAAGCTCGGCGACCGCTTCCGCATCGCGCTCGCCGACGGCGCCCCGGTCGCCGGGATCGCGGCGGTGGCGTCCATGTGGCAGATGGCCGTGGCCTGGACCCCGTACTTCGCGGTACCGAGCGCCGACCGGGCGGTCTCGCGGGTGCAGGAGCGCGGCGGCACCTCGGCGGTCGGCCCGATCTCGCTGCCGCCCGGCCGGGCCGCGCTGCTGGCGGACCGGGACGGCGCGACCTTCGGGATCTGGGAGGGCGAGCTGTTCACCGACTGGGAGACCTGGCGCAAGGCCGCGCCGGCCTACATCCGGCTGCACACCCGGGACGCGTTCGACGCCGCCATCTTCTACGGCGAGGTCCTGGACTGGGCGACGGAGCGGCCCGGCTGCTGCGAGGTCCGCTACGAGGGCGACGAGGTGGTCCTGCGCAGCCACGGCGAGGTGGTGGCGCGGATCGAGTCCGGTGCGCTGGAGGCGGCCCCCGATCCCACCATCCGGCCGCACTGGCAGATCCACTTCCGGGTGGCGGACGTGGCCGTCTGCGCCAGGACGGCGGAGAGCCACGGCGGCAGTGTGCTGCGCGAGGGCGCCCAGGAGGCCGTGCTGCGCGATCCGGACGGGGCGCAGTTCACGGTGACCTCCCGCAGGGAGGCCTGAACAGGTACGGCCCGCCGCCCCGCCCCCGGTGACTTCCGGGGGCGGGGCGGCGGGCGTACGGCGTCAGCGGGCCGTGCGCGGGGGCCGGGTGAGCAGGACCAGGCTGCGGGACTCGACGCGCAGGTCGCCGCCGGGCTTGTGCTCGGCCTCGTCCGGGGGGCCCTGCGGCTCGGCGGTGTCGACGACCGTGGTCCAGCGCTCCCCGTGGGCCGGGCCGGGCAGCCGGAAGTCGACCGGTTCCCAGTAGCCGTTGAGCAGCAGCAGGAACGAGTCGTCGACCACGGGCCGGCCCTGCGGGTCGGGCTCGGCGATGGCGTCGCCGTTGAGGAAGACCATGACGGAGTGCGCGTCCGAGCGCTGCCAGTCCTCCTCGGCCATCGCGCGGCCGTCCGGCAGCATCCACACCAGGTCGGGCAGCGGCTGGTCGTCGCGGGTGGCCGTCTCGCCCTGGAAGAAGCGGCGGCGGCGCAGCACCGGGTGGGCGGTGCGCAGGCCGATGACCTGCCGGGTGAAGTCCGCCAGGTCCCGCTGCTCGCGGGTGAGCCGCCAGTCGATCCAGGAGACCTCGTTGTCCTGGCAGTAGGCGTTGTTGTTGCCGCCCTGGGTGCGGCCCAGTTCGTCGCCGTGGCACAGCATGGGGATGCCCTGCGAGAGCAGCAGGGTGGCGATGAAGTTGCGCTGCTGGCGGGCGCGCAGCTCGCGCACCGCCGGGTCGCGGCTGTCGCCCTCGGCCCCGCAGTTCCAGGACCGGTTGGAGTTCTCGCCGTCCCGGTTGTCCTCGCCGTTGGCGTCGTTGTGCTTGTCGTTGTACGACACCAGGTCGCGCAGGGTGAAACCGTCGTGCGCGGTCACGAAGTTGACGCTGGCGCGGGGGCGGCGCCGGTTGTGGGCGTACAGGTCGGAGGAGCCGGTCAGCCGGGAGGCGAAGTCGCCCAGCGTGTGTTCCTCGCCGCGCCAGAAGTCCCGTACGGCGTCCCGGTACAGGCCGTTCCACTCCGACCACAGCGGCGGGAAGTTGCCCACCTGGTAGCCGCCCTCGCCCACGTCCCACGGTTCGGCGATCAGCTTCACCCGGCTGATCACCGGGTCCTGCTGGATCAGGTCGAAGAACGCGGAGAGCCGGTCCACCTCGTGGAACTGCCGTGCCAGGGTGGCCGCCAGGTCGAAGCGGAAGCCGTCCACATGCATCTCGGTGACCCAGTAGCGCAGCGAGTCCATGATCAGCTGGAGCACGTAGGGGTGGCGCATCAGCAGGCTGTTGCCGGTGCCCGTGGTGTCGTAGTAGTGCGCGAAGTCGCCGTCGACCAGGCGGTAGTACGAGGCGTTGTCGATGCCGCGGAAGGACAGCGTCGGGCCGTTCTCGTTGCCCTCGGCGGTGTGGTTGTAGACCACGTCGAGGATCACTTCGAGGCCGGCCTCGTGCAGCGCCTTGACCATCGACTTGAACTCGGCGACCTGCCCGCCGCGGGTGCCGTGGGCGGCGTAGTCGTTGTGCGGGGCGAAGAAGCCGATCGTGTTGTAGCCCCAGTAGTTGGACAGGCCCCGGCCCTGGAGCACCCCGTCGTGCACGAACTGGTGCACCGGCATCAGCTCCACGGCCGTCACGCCCAGCGAGGTCAGGTGCTCGACGACGGCGGGGTGCGCGAGGCCGGCGTAGGTGCCGCGCAGCTCGGGCGGGACGTCGGGGTGGGTGCGGGTCAGGCCGCGCACATGGGCCTCGTAGATCACCGTGTCGGCGTAGGCCCGCCGGGGCGGCCGGTCGCCGCCCCAGTCGAAGGCCGGGTCGGTGACCACGCCGAGCAGGGTGTGTCCGGCGCTGTCGGCCGGGTCGGGTCCGTGCGGGGCCCGCTCGTAGAGCGAGGGGTGGTCGTCCATCCGCCCGTCCACCGCCCTGGCGTACGGGTCCAGCAGCAGTTTCTTCGGGTTGCAGCGGTGGCCGGCCGCCGGGTGCCAGGGGCCGTGCACCCGGTAGCCGTAGCGCTGGCCGGGGCCGACGCCCGGCAGATAGCCGTGCCAGACGAAGCCGTCGGCCTCGGTCAGCGGCACCGTCCGGTGGGTGCCCGCGTCGTCCACGAGGACCAGCTCCACCTGGTCGGCGACCTCGCTGAACAGGGCGAAGTTGGTGCCCTCGCCGTCGTAGGCGGCCCCCAGCGGATAGGGGTACCCGCTCCACACGGGCACGGGCACCCCCTTCGCGCGGCTGGTGCGCCGGGTCACCGGGCCCCCTCCAGGACGGCCTCGGGGCCGGTCAGCGCGGAGGCGAGCGCGGCGACGGCCAGCTCGCGGGGCGGCTTCAGACCCTCGCGCAGGGTCGGAGCCGGCGCCTTGGCGACCAGCGGGACACGCACCCCGGCGCGGGCCCGCTGCGAGAACCAGATGACCTTGCTCCCGGTCTCGGCGGCGCAGCAGCCCCAGCCGTCGCTGGTCGCCGCGATGCGCGCCAGACAGGTGCGCAGGTCCTGGTCGGGGCGCAGGTCGTGGTTGTTCTCCCCGACCGCGGTGATGAGGTGCTGGCCGGTCCACCACATCTCGATGGAGGTGTGCTTGTCCCGGGCGTGCTCGTCGATGGCGTTCAGCAGCATCTCGGCGCCGCCGCACACGGGTTCGACGAGGTCCTCCAGATCCCAGAGCCGGAGGTGGGCGGCCAGGATGCGCCTGACCTGTCCGACCCGTTCCGGGCTGACTTCCACGTCGAGGTGGTAGTAGCAGGGCACTGCGGTCTTCATCGTCCTTGGCTCCTCACCGGCGGGGCCCGCGCTCCCTGTCCCGCCCTTGCGGACCGGACCCCCGAGCACGAAGCGTGAGCGTTTGTTGCCTCTGAGTCAGAACCACAGTGCGGGCGCTACGCCATTCGTGCAACACGAGCGGACGGCGCGGGCCGGCGAGACCGCGGGACCGGGCGGGTGACCTGGTTGAAGATCCAACAGGACGCTGTGTCGTTGAACGTGCACCATGAGTGAAAGTCTCGAGCGCCGTGAACGGGACCGCGTGCCTTCGCGTGCGCGGTCACCGCCCCGACCGTCGGGGAAACGTGCCCATCGAGCGCTCCCGAAAGGTGAACAGCGCCATGCTGCTACCCGCCAAAGCCGAAGTCGCCCGGCATCTGCGGCGCTACCGGGTGTGGGAACGCGCGATGCTCGCGTCGCCCGACGACCGCAGGGTCCGGGCCACCTTCGAGGATTCGGGCTACACGCTGTGCGTGCTGATGGGCAAGCGCTGCGCGCGGGAGGCGGCGGACGCCGCGGAGCGGTACCTGCGCACGAACCTGGGCACCTACCTGCGGGAGCAGGGCGCCGCCCGGCCGCACGTGGGCGCCCTGGCACGCCGGGGCCGCGGCGCGGCGAAGGACCGCGGTCCGGCGGAGGAACGGTGGTCCGCGGCGGAGCGGAGGGCGCCGCAGGAGCCCCGGCCCGCGGCGGACCGGCGCTCCCGGGCAGGGGCGTAGGGGACGCGGCCGTACGCCGTCCCGGGCGGCGGTCCCGGACGGCGGCACCGCCGCACGACGTACCGAGCAGTACCTGGTTCCCGGCCGGGCGCGAGCCCGGCCTCAAGCACGGTGGAGGTGACACCCATGAGTACGACTCCGAGTCATGCACCGGCCGTCGGCCGCATCCCCGTACGGGATGTGCGCCCGGCCGTGGAGAGCGGCAGGCGCCCGGCCAAGGCGGTGGTGGGCGAGACGTTCCAGGTCACCGCCACCGTGTTCGGCGAGGGGCACGACGCGGTCGCGGCGAACGTGGTGCTGTGCGATCCGGCGGGCCGGCCGGGGCCGTGGACGCCGATGCGCGAGCTGGCCCCGGGCACCGACCGCTGGGGCGCCGAGGTCACCCCGACCGCGACCGGCCGCTGGACCTACCACGTCGAGGCATGGGCCGACCCCGTCACCACCTGGCGGCGGCACGCCCAGATCAAGGTCCCGGCCGGGATCGACGCGGGGCTGGTGCTGGAGGAGGGCGCGGAGCTGCACACCAGGGCGGCCGAGGGGGTGCCCGAGGGGCCGGAACGGGACACCCTGCTTGCCGCCGTCCGGGTGATGGACGACGACTCGCTGCCGGTGATGACCCGGCTGTCGGCGGCGTTGACGCCGGAGGTGGACGCGGTCCTGGCCCGCCACCCCCTGCGCGACCTGGTCACCGCCTCCC
The sequence above is drawn from the Streptomyces sp. SAT1 genome and encodes:
- a CDS encoding ABC transporter ATP-binding protein; the encoded protein is MTSDAAAPDAVTCTRLTYTFGGTHAVDGLDLAVRPGEVFGLLGPNGAGKTTAIRCVTTLLPVPAGMVRVFGHDPAGDRMAVRRLLGYVPQQLSADAALTGRENVTLFARVFDVPRRERAARVAQALTAVDLTDAADRLAKTYSGGMIRRLELAQALVSAPRLLILDEPTIGLDPIARTGVWEHINAVRAATGMTVLVTTHYMDEADQYCDRVALMHRGRIRALGTPGELRRGLGERRRAEGGPAADAPPTLEDVFREVAGSGLDDSSGDFRDVRSTRRTAHRVG
- a CDS encoding MarR family winged helix-turn-helix transcriptional regulator translates to MEAEPEIQAEELADALVGVQRLVRRRLRAGATVTRLRGAEVELLRLVETRPGIGVSEAAKELHLAGNSVSTLVNRLVRDGQLVRETDPADRRAARLLLTEAAGARLRDWRARRVALVRDQLDRLPEADREALRAALPALRRLAENLREEGDRP
- a CDS encoding RNA polymerase sigma factor SigF: MRTTGRTKSHPHDDAPDTAAAFERLAGLPAGAERKALRDELVQVWLPMAERIAVRFRGRGEALEDLYQVAALGLVKAVDHYDPARGYAFEAYAVPTVTGEIKRHFRDHMWTLHVPRRVQDLRNRVRRAAKELAQTTPGRSPTVAEIAEYTDLSVEDVRTGMEALDCFAALSLEAEVPGTDGYALGDGLGEADARYDLVVDRVAVRPCLQALPERERMILYLRFFRGMTQSRIAQQLGISQMHVSRLLSGCFAQLREELLAEAG
- a CDS encoding VOC family protein; the encoded protein is MNHDTTPAGPTTGVVSTHTVCGAPCWVSLTSRDLETTEEFYSALLGWEWRSAKLGDRFRIALADGAPVAGIAAVASMWQMAVAWTPYFAVPSADRAVSRVQERGGTSAVGPISLPPGRAALLADRDGATFGIWEGELFTDWETWRKAAPAYIRLHTRDAFDAAIFYGEVLDWATERPGCCEVRYEGDEVVLRSHGEVVARIESGALEAAPDPTIRPHWQIHFRVADVAVCARTAESHGGSVLREGAQEAVLRDPDGAQFTVTSRREA
- the glgX gene encoding glycogen debranching protein GlgX translates to MTRRTSRAKGVPVPVWSGYPYPLGAAYDGEGTNFALFSEVADQVELVLVDDAGTHRTVPLTEADGFVWHGYLPGVGPGQRYGYRVHGPWHPAAGHRCNPKKLLLDPYARAVDGRMDDHPSLYERAPHGPDPADSAGHTLLGVVTDPAFDWGGDRPPRRAYADTVIYEAHVRGLTRTHPDVPPELRGTYAGLAHPAVVEHLTSLGVTAVELMPVHQFVHDGVLQGRGLSNYWGYNTIGFFAPHNDYAAHGTRGGQVAEFKSMVKALHEAGLEVILDVVYNHTAEGNENGPTLSFRGIDNASYYRLVDGDFAHYYDTTGTGNSLLMRHPYVLQLIMDSLRYWVTEMHVDGFRFDLAATLARQFHEVDRLSAFFDLIQQDPVISRVKLIAEPWDVGEGGYQVGNFPPLWSEWNGLYRDAVRDFWRGEEHTLGDFASRLTGSSDLYAHNRRRPRASVNFVTAHDGFTLRDLVSYNDKHNDANGEDNRDGENSNRSWNCGAEGDSRDPAVRELRARQQRNFIATLLLSQGIPMLCHGDELGRTQGGNNNAYCQDNEVSWIDWRLTREQRDLADFTRQVIGLRTAHPVLRRRRFFQGETATRDDQPLPDLVWMLPDGRAMAEEDWQRSDAHSVMVFLNGDAIAEPDPQGRPVVDDSFLLLLNGYWEPVDFRLPGPAHGERWTTVVDTAEPQGPPDEAEHKPGGDLRVESRSLVLLTRPPRTAR
- a CDS encoding DUF5133 domain-containing protein, translated to MLLPAKAEVARHLRRYRVWERAMLASPDDRRVRATFEDSGYTLCVLMGKRCAREAADAAERYLRTNLGTYLREQGAARPHVGALARRGRGAAKDRGPAEERWSAAERRAPQEPRPAADRRSRAGA